A region of the Azospirillum lipoferum 4B genome:
TCGCTTTGTGCTGACGCGACAGGCGGACCGTAGGTCCGCTGAGAGCGGGGGAGGGTTGGGGTGGGGGCATGCGAAGCCGATTCCTCTACACCCGCCCGGAAAGCCCCCGCATGCGCACCCTCACCCTCCTCCTCGCCCTGACCCTCGCCGCCGGCCCCGCCGCGGCGACGCCGCTCGACCTCGATCTCGGTGCGCTGGGGTCGATGGCGGATGGGGCGAGCCTGTCGGGGCGGATCGTCCAGGGCATCGTGCTGTTGACGGTGCTCAGCGTGGCGCCGGGGCTGCTGATCATGGTGACCTGCTTCACCCGGATCATCGTGGTGCTGTCGCTGCTGCGCTCGGCGCTCGGCCTGCAGCAGTCGCCGCCGAACATGGTGCTGGTCAGCCTCGCCATGTTCCTGACCTTCCACATCATGGGTCCGACGATGGACAGCGCCTGGCAGGAGGGGCTGCGCCCGCTGCTGAACGAGCAGGTGACGCAGGAGCAGGGGCTGGAGCGGATGATCGAGCCGTTCCGCGGCTTCATGGCCTCCCATGTCCGCGAGCGCGACCTTGCCGCCTTCGCCGCCTTCACCGCCAAGCCGAAGCCGGCGGGCGAGGACGGTGCTGCAAAGGACGACCGGCCGGTGACGGCGGAGAGCGTCGATCTCAGGCTGCTGATGCCGGCCTTCCTGCTGTCGGAGCTGCGGCGCGCCTTCGAGATCGGCTTCCTGCTGTTCCTGCCCTTCCTGGTGATCGACATGGTGGTGGCGG
Encoded here:
- the fliP gene encoding flagellar type III secretion system pore protein FliP (The bacterial flagellar biogenesis protein FliP forms a type III secretion system (T3SS)-type pore required for flagellar assembly.), with the protein product MRTLTLLLALTLAAGPAAATPLDLDLGALGSMADGASLSGRIVQGIVLLTVLSVAPGLLIMVTCFTRIIVVLSLLRSALGLQQSPPNMVLVSLAMFLTFHIMGPTMDSAWQEGLRPLLNEQVTQEQGLERMIEPFRGFMASHVRERDLAAFAAFTAKPKPAGEDGAAKDDRPVTAESVDLRLLMPAFLLSELRRAFEIGFLLFLPFLVIDMVVAAILMAMGMMMLPPVMIALPFKIIFFVLTDGWFLIAGSLIRSYGV